The following proteins are encoded in a genomic region of Nicotiana sylvestris chromosome 4, ASM39365v2, whole genome shotgun sequence:
- the LOC138890015 gene encoding uncharacterized protein codes for MSKSGFDKHIDPIEAPRLSEYNFSIDASGIVSTIRRIKDTKWPRPIQTDPSQRNPNLMCKYHGTHDHRTEDCRYLREEVAWLFNEGHLREFLSDRAKNHFRERDARKTEQEEPHHVIHMIIGEVDIPQRPIFKCTKLSITREKRTRNYVPEDVLSFCDEEAEGISQPHKDAFVISILLNKIQVKCVLVDPGPKWLQHGKRNNKGRDILPVNVVGTIQDTRFHVIKGDMMYNALLGRPWMHNMRAVPSTLHQMMKFPTEEGVKIVYGEQHAAKEMFANEEVVLIPEPSTLEKSSIKGKQEAK; via the exons atgagtaagagcGGGTTCGATAAACATATCGACCCCATAGAGGCCCCTCgattatcagagtacaacttcagcaTAGATGCGTCGGGGATTGTCTCAACTATTAGGAGAATCAAAGACACcaagtggcccaggcctatacagaccgatccttctcaaagaaacccaaacttgatgtgcaagtatcatggcacacatgatCATAGAACAGAAGATTGTAGGTATCTAAGAGAGGAGGTGGCTTGGTTGTTCAACGAGGGCCACCTCCGAGAATTTCtaagtgatcgagctaagaatcacttcagggaAAGGGATGCAAGGAAAACTGAGCAAGAAGAACCACATcatgtaatccacatgatcattggcgAAGTCGATATCCCTCAACGGCCTATATTCAAATGCACCAAGTTGTCAATCACAAGGGAAAAACGAACTCGAAACTATGTGCCAGAGGACGTCTTATCATTCTGTGATGAGGAagcagaaggcatatctcagcctCACAAAGACGCCTTTGTAATCTCTATCctgttaaataaaattcaagttaaatgtgttttagtggatccag gtcctaaatggcttcaacatggcaagcgaaacaacaaaGGGAGAGATATCTTGCCAGTAAACGTAGTCGGGACCATACAAGACACTAGattccatgtcatcaaaggtGACATGATGTATAACGCACTCCTCGGGAGGCCATGGAtgcacaacatgagggcagtgccttcaactcttcaccagatgatgaaattcccaacagaGGAAGGAGTGAAGATAGTATACGGAGAGCAACATGCtgcaaaagagatgtttgcaaATGAGGAAGTGGTGCTGATACCTGAGCCTTCGACCTTAGAGAAATCGAGCATCAAAGGTAAGCAGgaggccaaatag